From Candidatus Paceibacterota bacterium, a single genomic window includes:
- a CDS encoding prohibitin family protein translates to MKNTEQITKWITWIIILIIFLKPSFLIDLIIFLLFLLPIVLIIYASYKRNNLNLKFSGFKDGKQYFTPNDPLNIFKNINCKTMPNINKNSGVMILLVLLAIIIIPKMIVIIPAGETGVYHLFGKVSENELSSGLHFVNPLANVTKMTVRTEQYTMSIAREEGQNTGDDSIDALTNEGLTVKLDITVFYHLLESRASDVFKDLGADYEEKIIRPEIRSAIREVVANYDSKSIYSDKRDEMITSIKDKLASNIDPRGIIVEQILLRNVILPVKLDQSIQEKLQAEQESQRYNFVLDKEKKEADRKRIEAEGIRDAQKTISESLTPEYINYLYIKELKDRQGTIYVPTNPDNGLPLFKGVQ, encoded by the coding sequence ATGAAAAACACTGAACAGATCACAAAATGGATAACTTGGATAATAATCCTTATTATCTTCCTTAAGCCGTCATTTCTCATAGACCTGATCATATTTCTTCTTTTCCTCCTTCCGATCGTCCTTATCATATATGCTTCATACAAAAGAAATAATCTCAATTTGAAGTTTTCCGGATTCAAAGACGGAAAGCAATATTTCACGCCAAACGACCCTTTGAATATATTTAAAAATATTAACTGCAAAACAATGCCGAATATAAACAAAAATAGCGGGGTTATGATCTTACTCGTACTCCTTGCGATAATCATCATTCCAAAAATGATCGTGATAATCCCGGCTGGAGAAACGGGCGTTTATCATCTCTTCGGAAAAGTAAGCGAGAATGAACTTTCATCCGGCCTCCACTTCGTGAATCCTCTCGCCAACGTGACAAAAATGACCGTCCGGACCGAACAATACACAATGAGCATCGCTCGCGAAGAAGGACAGAACACGGGCGACGACTCTATCGACGCTCTCACGAATGAAGGGCTCACCGTTAAACTGGATATTACGGTTTTCTATCACCTGCTGGAAAGTCGGGCCTCAGATGTTTTCAAGGACCTTGGCGCAGATTATGAAGAAAAAATAATCCGCCCCGAAATCAGAAGCGCCATCCGCGAGGTCGTCGCGAACTATGATTCCAAATCGATATATTCCGACAAAAGAGATGAAATGATAACCTCCATCAAAGATAAGCTTGCAAGCAACATAGACCCGAGGGGCATCATAGTCGAGCAGATACTTCTCCGAAATGTGATCCTCCCCGTCAAACTCGACCAGAGCATCCAGGAAAAGCTCCAAGCCGAACAGGAAAGCCAGAGATATAACTTCGTACTGGACAAGGAAAAGAAAGAAGCGGACAGAAAGAGGATTGAGGCAGAAGGCATAAGAGATGCGCAAAAAACCATCAGCGAGAGCCTTACTCCCGAATATATAAATTATCTC